The sequence TGAATCCAATCCCGGAGAAGCTCATCGGGGACTTCATAGAGGGCCTTGAGAAGGTAGTGGTAGTGGAGGAGCTAACTCCTTACATAGAGGGCTTCGTGAGGCAGATAGCGAAGGAGAGGAATCCAAACATCGAGATAATCGGCAAGAAGAGCGGCCACTTCCTTGAGATGCTCGAGTACAACGTTCCCATAGTCATCAAGGTCCTCGCCGAGGTTCTTGGAAGGGAGCTCCCCTTTGACTACGAGGGGCACTTCAAGAAGATGTGGGAGCTGGCAAAGCTCGCCCCGCCGAGGATGCCCACCTTCTGCGCCGGCTGTCCTCATAGAGCCACTTTCTGGGCGCTCAGAAGGGCGATGGGTAACATAGAGAACTACTACTTAGCAAACGATATCGGCTGCTACTCGATGCTGGCTTTGGAGCACATCGGCTGGACTGATTCTCTCTTAGCGATGGGTGCTTCCCTTGGAATAGCCCACGGTGTCCAGCATTCCGCTCAGGAGAGGGTAGTTGCCGTTGTAGGAGACTCAACGTTCTTCCACGCAGCTTTACCAGGAATAGTCAACGCCATCAGGAACAGCTCCAAGATGACGCTCATAATTCTCGACAACGCCGTAACGGCCATGACCGGCCAGCAGGCCCACCCAGGCAGTCCAAAGAAGGTAAACCCCTACGAGAAGCGCATAGACATAGAGAGCGTTTTGAGAGGTCTCGGCGTGGAAAAGATAGTGGTTGTGGATTCTTTCCAGGCTAGAAAGAACATAGGCAAGCTCAGGGAAGCTCTGAAGTACGACGGCCTTTCCGTGGTCATATCGAGGGGAGACTGCGCCCTCTACCACTTCCGCGAATACAGGCGCGCCGGAGGAAAGATAATCCCCTACTTCGTTGACAAGGATGCCTGTGAGAGGGCCTACAACTGCATAAGGGACTTCGGGTGTCCGGCGATAGTGGTAGACGAGACCGACCTGAAGGCGAAGATTCTGCCGGAGGTCTGCGTCGGCTGCGGCGTCTGCGCCCAGCTGTGTCCTCACAACGCGATTCACTCGACGGCGATTCTCTACGGCGGCGAGGACAAGCCCTACGTGACGATAGAGGACTACCGCGAACTGGAGCAGATAATGCTCAGGAGGGGAGGACAATGAACGTCATCTACTGCGGCGTCGGCGGGCAGGGCATAGTGCTCATGTCCAACATAGTCGGCGAGGCCTGTGCGAGGAAGGGAATCCACGTGGTCAGCGGAGAGCTCCACGGCCTCTCCCAGAGAAGCGGTTCCGTTATAGTTCACCAGCGCATCGGCGAAGGCCTTTCGCCACTCATTCCCTACGGCGAGGCAGACGTGATTTTAGCGCTCGAGCCGATGGAGGCTCTTCGCTACGTCTACTTCCTCAAGCCCGGAGGAGTTGTGATAACGAACACGCGCCTCATCCACCACCCATACGAGACGGAGAACTTCGTGAAGGGCAAGATAGACAAATACATCACCTACGAGGAGATAGTCGAGAACATAAGGAAATCCGGTGCGAAGCTCTACGAGATAGACGCCCTCAACCTGGCTGAAGAAGCAGGAACAGCCCTCGCTCAGAACGTCGTCCTCGTTGGTGCCCTAACGGCCCTTCCAGACTTTCCAATAGATAAGGAGACGATGCTCGAAGCTGTGAAGGCGAGCGTGCCAGAGAAGGCGGTGGAGGCCAACGTAAAGGCCTTTGAGCTTGGATACAACGCGATGAAAAAGCTCCTTTGATTTTTCCTTTTTTAGTTTTAGCCGTGAGCATGATATTTTTCCTGTTATGTTGATTTAATACCCACTTTTGTGTAGAAAACTTTTAAAAGCATTTTCTCTTACACAAAAATGTACCGATAATGGACGGTGATGGTCATGTTGAAAGTGGATAACCTGAGAGTTAAAGTGGAAGATAAGGAGATTTTAAAGGGTATTTCCCTCACCGTTGATGATGGAGAACTCCATGTTGTAATGGGGCCTAATGGAAGTGGGAAATCCACCCTCGCTTTGACCATAGCAGGTCATCCAAAATACCAAGTAGTAGACGGTAGAATACTCTTTGAAGGAGAAGACATAACCAATATGCCTCCCGAGGAAAGGGTCAAAAAGGGGATTTTTCTAAGCTTTCAACATCCAGTGGAAGTTGAAGGTGTCAAGGTTATCCAGTTTTTGCAGAGAGTTTTGAAGAACCTCAAGGGGTTTGATGAGATACAGGCTTATGAGCTCATATTTAATGCTGTTCAAGAGCTCGGGTTAGATGAGTCAATACTTGCAAGGTTCTTGAACGTCGGATTTTCTGGAGGCGAGAGAAAGAAACTTGAAATGCTCCAAGCATACCTTGTGAAGCCAAAGCTTCTTATCTTGGACGAGCCCGACAGCGGGGTTGATGTGGATTCTCTAAAAATGATAGCCAATGTTATAAACAAACTTCACGAAGAAGGCACGTCGATTCTTTTGATAACCCACTACGGTAGAATCCTCGAGCACCTTAAGCCCAGCAGGGTTCACGTTATTAAGGAAGGAAAAATAGTTGCATCTGGGGGAGTTGAGCTGGTAAAGATGATAGAGGAGAAGGGTTTTGCGGCGGTGGAGGCGTTATGACCGAATATTCCAAGCTTGAAGAAATTTTAAAGGCTGGCTCCCTTGAGGAAATACTCGGTACTGCTGTCCCCTATCCTAAGGAAATAGAACTGAAGGGAAAGATAAGCCGAGACACCGTTGAGGAACTTTCAAGAATAAAGAAAGAACCAGAATGGATGCTTAGGCATAGGTTGAGGGCTTTAGAACTTTTTGAAAGACTCCCAATGCCCAAATGGGTTGTTGGTATTGAGGAACTCGATCTGGACAACCTTATTCTTTACACCAAACCGGAGCTACAGAAGGAGGTAAGGGACTGGGATGATTTGCCAGAGAACATTAGAAAAACTTTTGAGAGACTTAACATTCCGGAAATAGAGAAGAAGTTTCTTTCTGGACTTACGGCGGTATTTGACAGCGAGAGCGTTTATTCTCAGCTCAAAGATGAGTTTGAGAAGAAGGGCATAATAATGGTTCCAATGGAGGAGGCCGTGAAAAAATACCCCGATTTGGTCAAGAAGTATTTCGGAAGGGTCTTTCCACCGGGTGAGCACAAGTTCTCGGCCCTTCATCATGCGCTCTGGAGTGGAGGTGCCTTCGTCTACATCCCCAAGGGGGTCAGAGTTCCCTTCCCGATAGAGGCCTTCTTCGTCATCGGTTCGGCACTTGAGGGTCAGTTCGAGCACACTCTCCTCATAGCGGACGAAGGCAGCTACGTCCACTTCATTGAGGGCTGTTCAGCACCGATGTACAAGGGCTTCTCCTTCCACGACGGCATGGTAGAGATTTACGCCCACAAGGGAGCAACCGTCAAGTTCACCACCATACAGAACTGGAGCAGGAACGTCATAAACTTCAACAACAAAAGGGCGATAATCGAGGAAAACGCCTACGTCGAGTGGATAGAGGGAAGCATAGGGAGCAGAATAACCTACACATATCCGTCAAGTGTTCTAAAAGGGGACAACGCCAGGACTGCTCAATACGTAGTCTCACTCAGCAACGGACCTTTCCTAAAGGATACTGGAGCTAAGAGCTTTCACGTGGGCAAAAATACAAGTTCAAAGATAATTTCCAAGAGCATAAGTGCCAACGGGGGAATAAACATTTATCGTGGTCTCGTGAGGATAGCCAAGGGAGCAAAGAACTCAACTGCTACAGTTTCATGTGATTCTCTCATTCTTGATGAAAAAAGCAGGGCCTACACTTATCCACACAACCAGAACGATGAGCCTTCGGCAAGCATAATTCACGAGGCAACGACTGGAAAGCTCAGTGAAGATAAGCTCTTCTACCTCAACGCGAGGGGCATAAAGGAAGAAGAAGCTAAAAGCCTCATAGTGCTTGGTTTTATAAGCGAAATTCTTGAGGGACTTCCCTTTGAATACGTTGAAGTTCTCAAGAAGGTTATAGAGCTTGAGTTCAGCGAAGTGGGAGGTGTTGGATGATGTCACTTACAATAACTGCAGAAGCGCTTGAAAAGCTCACCTATCAGAAGTACGGAGATAGCCCTACGATAAGGAGTTACACCAAATGGAAGCTGTTCGAGGAAAACTCTCCGCTAAAGCTCCCTACGGAAGCAAAAGCCGGCGAAGTGCCGGTTAGCGGACACGTTGTGTTTTCTGGAAGCGAGACAAGTTTTAATCTTCCCCCAGGAGTTGAGCTTGAGGAGGGAACCCTAGGTCTTTCTCAGCCAGAAGAGTCGAGAATTCTGGGCTTCCATTTTTATGCCCTTAAGAAAGCTTACCGGCTTAAGATAACCAAAAACTTGCTTGAACCGCTTGTAATAGTTTCCCACCTCTCTGAAAATGCTTTCATAAGCCATCACCTCAGTATTGAAGTAGAAAACACCAATGTGCCGATAATAATCTACGACCTCTCTGAAAAAGGAACAAAATCCTTTGTGGTTGAACTTAGGCTTAAAAATGCTGAAGCTGAGATCTTGACCGTTGGGAATCACAAAGCTTTGTCCCACTACCTTCTCAGAGCTACGCTTGGCGAGGGATCAAAGGTTAGAGCGTTCACTATAGTCAAGGGAGGAAAAATGAGCCATCACAGAGAAGACTACTCCCTTGAAGGAGTTGGAAGCGAACTCATCTTAAGGGGAATTCCCATAGGGATAGGCTCAGCCGTTGATTACCTAACTAATGTTCTTCAATATGGAGAGAAAAGTAAAAGTGAAACACGGGTAAACGGCTATTCCTACAAGAATGGATGGGTAGTGCACAGAGGTGTAGCAAAAGTTTTTGAAAAGGCTAAGAACTCTTCGAGTGAAGTCAGCTCCCACGTGGTCATCATGGATGAGGGATCCTTGGGCGTTAGCGTGCCTATGCTTGAGGTGGACACCGGAGAGATAGAGACGGCGTCGCATTCGTCGAGCGTTGCCCAGTTTGATGAGGATGCCCTATTTTACCTCCGCTCCCGTGGATTGAGCAGGGAAGAAGCCTTGAGCCTTTTTGTGCACGGCATTGGAGAGGCTTTAAGTGATCACCTAGAGAGATTAAAGGCAAAGGCCAGAAGCAACATAATGACCCTCATTGAAGAGCTTTTGTGAGTACAATTTTGTTTACTTTTTTCTTCCTTGTAAAGCACAACTGTTATATACCCTTACAAGTAACTCTTGTTATAAGTCACTAGACAGAATTTGCTCCTTTTGATTT comes from Thermococcus litoralis DSM 5473 and encodes:
- a CDS encoding thiamine pyrophosphate-dependent enzyme, whose product is MSLKEVLKEEPHMGYMLANEAIVRAALEADVKVAAFYPGSPQTEILDTFDRVSHYRDDIVVEIAANEKVALETAAGAAFVGLRGFTSMKSVGGNVASDTLYSLAYTGVKGGLVVVIADDPYAHSSQSEQDGRWFGYTAYLPMLEPSNPQEAYEMVKKAFELSEKYGSVILVRTTTRVNHQSGLVKVGKLERTPFDKLSWKENRRSYATVGSLARKFKAELLEKIAKMKEDPEFLALNRVEYFDGKEVKAVKPEEAKGIGIITSGVAYSYVLESLQKLGGEAYVLKLSVLNPIPEKLIGDFIEGLEKVVVVEELTPYIEGFVRQIAKERNPNIEIIGKKSGHFLEMLEYNVPIVIKVLAEVLGRELPFDYEGHFKKMWELAKLAPPRMPTFCAGCPHRATFWALRRAMGNIENYYLANDIGCYSMLALEHIGWTDSLLAMGASLGIAHGVQHSAQERVVAVVGDSTFFHAALPGIVNAIRNSSKMTLIILDNAVTAMTGQQAHPGSPKKVNPYEKRIDIESVLRGLGVEKIVVVDSFQARKNIGKLREALKYDGLSVVISRGDCALYHFREYRRAGGKIIPYFVDKDACERAYNCIRDFGCPAIVVDETDLKAKILPEVCVGCGVCAQLCPHNAIHSTAILYGGEDKPYVTIEDYRELEQIMLRRGGQ
- the iorB gene encoding indolepyruvate ferredoxin oxidoreductase subunit beta, which codes for MNVIYCGVGGQGIVLMSNIVGEACARKGIHVVSGELHGLSQRSGSVIVHQRIGEGLSPLIPYGEADVILALEPMEALRYVYFLKPGGVVITNTRLIHHPYETENFVKGKIDKYITYEEIVENIRKSGAKLYEIDALNLAEEAGTALAQNVVLVGALTALPDFPIDKETMLEAVKASVPEKAVEANVKAFELGYNAMKKLL
- the sufC gene encoding Fe-S cluster assembly ATPase SufC, whose protein sequence is MLKVDNLRVKVEDKEILKGISLTVDDGELHVVMGPNGSGKSTLALTIAGHPKYQVVDGRILFEGEDITNMPPEERVKKGIFLSFQHPVEVEGVKVIQFLQRVLKNLKGFDEIQAYELIFNAVQELGLDESILARFLNVGFSGGERKKLEMLQAYLVKPKLLILDEPDSGVDVDSLKMIANVINKLHEEGTSILLITHYGRILEHLKPSRVHVIKEGKIVASGGVELVKMIEEKGFAAVEAL
- the sufB gene encoding Fe-S cluster assembly protein SufB, coding for MTEYSKLEEILKAGSLEEILGTAVPYPKEIELKGKISRDTVEELSRIKKEPEWMLRHRLRALELFERLPMPKWVVGIEELDLDNLILYTKPELQKEVRDWDDLPENIRKTFERLNIPEIEKKFLSGLTAVFDSESVYSQLKDEFEKKGIIMVPMEEAVKKYPDLVKKYFGRVFPPGEHKFSALHHALWSGGAFVYIPKGVRVPFPIEAFFVIGSALEGQFEHTLLIADEGSYVHFIEGCSAPMYKGFSFHDGMVEIYAHKGATVKFTTIQNWSRNVINFNNKRAIIEENAYVEWIEGSIGSRITYTYPSSVLKGDNARTAQYVVSLSNGPFLKDTGAKSFHVGKNTSSKIISKSISANGGINIYRGLVRIAKGAKNSTATVSCDSLILDEKSRAYTYPHNQNDEPSASIIHEATTGKLSEDKLFYLNARGIKEEEAKSLIVLGFISEILEGLPFEYVEVLKKVIELEFSEVGGVG
- a CDS encoding SufD family Fe-S cluster assembly protein — encoded protein: MSLTITAEALEKLTYQKYGDSPTIRSYTKWKLFEENSPLKLPTEAKAGEVPVSGHVVFSGSETSFNLPPGVELEEGTLGLSQPEESRILGFHFYALKKAYRLKITKNLLEPLVIVSHLSENAFISHHLSIEVENTNVPIIIYDLSEKGTKSFVVELRLKNAEAEILTVGNHKALSHYLLRATLGEGSKVRAFTIVKGGKMSHHREDYSLEGVGSELILRGIPIGIGSAVDYLTNVLQYGEKSKSETRVNGYSYKNGWVVHRGVAKVFEKAKNSSSEVSSHVVIMDEGSLGVSVPMLEVDTGEIETASHSSSVAQFDEDALFYLRSRGLSREEALSLFVHGIGEALSDHLERLKAKARSNIMTLIEELL